In the Phycisphaerales bacterium genome, one interval contains:
- a CDS encoding SOS response-associated peptidase: MCGRYCLTVDSSALLSLFGLGAGFIWTSRYNVAPTQMMPVVRASQMPLEDGVGPHLDCLRWGLIPSWSKDVKAGARMINARSETVCEKPAFRSAVRHRRCLVPADGFFEWKKLSSGIKKPYCIRMHGGSLFAFAGIWERWQGDLGQVGGLFEEAGADLSGDVVESFSILTTRPNRLMGAIHDRMPVILNDSDFSQWLDPEITEVSDVEALIDRVAQPFDELAMEAYPVSPQMNHVGFEGPGVLEPLQDTE; the protein is encoded by the coding sequence ATGTGCGGTAGGTATTGCTTGACAGTTGATAGTTCGGCTCTCCTAAGCCTCTTTGGGCTTGGGGCGGGTTTTATTTGGACGTCGCGATATAACGTAGCGCCAACACAGATGATGCCAGTCGTTCGTGCGTCCCAGATGCCCCTAGAGGATGGAGTTGGGCCACATTTAGATTGCTTAAGGTGGGGTTTGATTCCATCTTGGTCAAAGGATGTGAAGGCTGGCGCAAGGATGATTAACGCTCGCTCTGAAACAGTCTGTGAGAAGCCAGCCTTTCGCTCGGCGGTTCGTCATAGGCGTTGTTTAGTTCCTGCTGATGGATTTTTTGAGTGGAAGAAATTGTCGAGTGGTATCAAAAAGCCCTATTGCATTCGCATGCATGGCGGTTCGTTGTTTGCATTTGCCGGTATTTGGGAGCGCTGGCAGGGTGATTTAGGGCAAGTTGGGGGGCTATTTGAGGAAGCTGGGGCAGATCTTTCAGGAGATGTGGTTGAGTCCTTCTCAATTTTGACAACACGTCCAAATAGGTTGATGGGGGCAATTCATGATCGAATGCCTGTGATTCTCAATGACTCAGATTTTAGTCAGTGGCTTGATCCAGAAATAACTGAGGTATCTGATGTTGAGGCATTAATTGATAGGGTTGCCCAGCCATTTGATGAATTAGCGATGGAGGCATACCCGGTCAGTCCACAGATGAACCATGTAGGTTTTGAGGGGCCGGGGGTTTTAGAGCCCTTGCAGGATACCGAATAA
- a CDS encoding DUF3553 domain-containing protein: protein MTNFDFGDELRHRKRPEWGTGRVVKAEPCPEAGPGARRLAIRFANAGLKTMVSPHAELEQAHVDSLPGSGLDDQGVATQLAELDQLAENGWLGGDAKRRIEELMIALPEEAVDPLSQPAKRLTATLGLYRFEQNGHGLLDWATAQSQLDDPMDRFQRHELEHFYERWQEVRNEHLRQLLREGGITSSQLQSILDSAPAAAQKRVRKDLAIR, encoded by the coding sequence ATGACCAACTTTGATTTTGGTGATGAGCTGCGACATCGAAAACGTCCCGAATGGGGAACAGGCCGTGTCGTTAAGGCTGAGCCTTGCCCAGAGGCTGGGCCAGGAGCGAGGCGGTTGGCAATTCGCTTTGCAAATGCTGGATTGAAAACCATGGTTTCGCCTCATGCCGAATTAGAGCAAGCTCATGTTGACTCTTTGCCAGGTAGTGGATTGGATGATCAGGGTGTGGCTACGCAATTGGCAGAGCTTGACCAGTTGGCTGAGAATGGCTGGCTGGGTGGGGATGCCAAGCGTCGTATTGAGGAATTGATGATTGCACTGCCTGAAGAGGCTGTTGATCCTCTTTCTCAGCCAGCGAAGCGATTGACTGCCACCTTAGGTTTATATCGCTTTGAGCAAAATGGTCATGGCTTGCTGGACTGGGCGACCGCCCAATCACAACTTGACGATCCAATGGATCGATTCCAGCGTCATGAGCTTGAACATTTCTATGAGCGTTGGCAGGAGGTGCGAAATGAGCATCTTCGCCAGTTACTTCGAGAAGGTGGAATCACGTCAAGTCAGCTGCAGAGCATATTGGATAGTGCTCCAGCCGCGGCTCAGAAGCGTGTGCGGAAAGACCTTGCGATCCGCTGA
- the gdhA gene encoding NADP-specific glutamate dehydrogenase produces MVVEELAQERTNTQTHESAFVEAKMTEVRLRSPQEPEFHQAVEEILESLELTVDRHPEFSKARIMERIVEPERVIMFRVPWLDDKGEIQVNRGYRVQFNSAIGPYKGGLRFHPSVNLSILKFLGFEQIFKNALTGQPIGGGKGGSNFDPKGRSDNEVMRFCQSFMTELCRHIGPDTDVPAGDIGVGGREIGYMFGQYKRIRNEFTAVLTGRSLEWGGSLIRPEATGYGLVYFVAEQLNTRGEQIKGKTCVVSGSGNVAQYATEKIIELGGKVVTLSDSGGFIYDEAGIDREKLDFVMDLKNNRRGRIREYVDAYPKAVYTETDRALDHNPLWSVPSQCALPCATQNEINEKDVTNMIENGTILIAEGANMPTNAGGQHLCIESGMLYGPAKAANAGGVAVSALEMAQGSQRMSWSRAEVDSKLKDIMKNIHNQCVDAAETYGCSGDTRHGANIAGYLKVAKAMLAQGVV; encoded by the coding sequence ATGGTGGTGGAAGAACTAGCCCAAGAACGTACGAATACCCAGACACATGAAAGTGCCTTTGTCGAAGCAAAAATGACTGAAGTACGTCTGAGATCTCCACAGGAGCCTGAATTTCACCAGGCTGTTGAAGAGATATTGGAATCGTTGGAGCTAACGGTTGATCGTCATCCAGAGTTTTCCAAGGCCAGGATCATGGAGCGAATTGTTGAACCTGAACGGGTCATTATGTTCCGCGTGCCATGGCTTGATGATAAAGGTGAGATCCAGGTCAACCGTGGCTATCGGGTGCAGTTTAACTCCGCCATTGGCCCATATAAGGGTGGCTTACGTTTTCACCCTTCGGTGAACTTGAGCATTCTTAAGTTCCTCGGTTTTGAGCAGATCTTTAAGAACGCGCTGACCGGCCAGCCCATTGGCGGCGGTAAGGGTGGTAGTAACTTTGATCCAAAGGGACGCTCTGATAATGAGGTGATGCGTTTTTGTCAGAGCTTTATGACAGAGCTTTGTCGTCACATTGGTCCAGATACCGACGTGCCTGCCGGTGATATCGGTGTTGGTGGTCGTGAGATCGGATACATGTTCGGCCAGTACAAGCGTATTCGGAATGAATTTACAGCCGTTCTCACTGGGCGATCCCTGGAATGGGGCGGAAGCCTGATACGTCCTGAAGCCACTGGCTACGGTTTGGTTTACTTTGTTGCTGAGCAACTCAATACACGTGGTGAACAGATAAAAGGTAAGACATGCGTGGTTTCAGGCTCTGGTAATGTTGCTCAATATGCCACAGAGAAGATCATTGAGCTTGGTGGCAAGGTCGTGACCTTGTCTGACTCCGGTGGGTTTATCTATGACGAGGCTGGTATTGATCGCGAGAAGCTCGACTTTGTCATGGACCTTAAAAATAATCGCAGAGGTCGTATTCGTGAATACGTTGATGCTTATCCGAAGGCGGTTTACACAGAGACAGATCGCGCTTTAGACCACAACCCACTATGGAGCGTTCCTTCTCAATGTGCATTGCCATGTGCGACGCAAAATGAGATCAATGAAAAAGATGTCACAAATATGATTGAGAACGGCACAATCTTGATTGCTGAAGGCGCCAATATGCCCACCAACGCAGGTGGTCAACACCTCTGTATTGAAAGTGGAATGCTGTATGGGCCAGCAAAAGCGGCAAACGCTGGTGGTGTCGCAGTGTCAGCACTTGAAATGGCTCAGGGTTCTCAGCGAATGTCGTGGAGTCGTGCTGAAGTCGATAGCAAACTAAAGGACATCATGAAGAATATTCATAATCAGTGTGTTGATGCAGCTGAGACTTATGGATGTTCAGGCGATACGCGGCATGGTGCAAACATTGCTGGATATTTGAAGGTCGCAAAGGCGATGTTGGCACAAGGTGTTGTCTAG
- the tyrA gene encoding bifunctional chorismate mutase/prephenate dehydrogenase: MKPESKDDARQPRPLPVLREMIDAVDHQILELMAQRNKIVNEVARFKRTNAVRIRDFRRERELLSDRRNRATDLGINPDVAESLWRLVLWASRDRQAALRAEVPPNLEGRTIAVIGGNGAMGRCFAGLFQDLGSKVMVVDQDTKLKAAEAAACADAVLISVPIDATLDVIAEVGPHLRKESLLFDLTSIKKAPVEAMLASSSANIIGTHPLFGPSVHSLQGQRIALTPARLHPDSDWLQWLTQVLEARGMQIINTTPERHDHVMAIVQVLTHFSTEVLGATMSKLGFDLKETVAFTSPVYLMDLYLTARHFAQDASLYASIQHSNSSTEEITGVFAKVATDLNNIASNRDEVAFNAMFDQVRSFFGDFTDEALEQSSFLIDRLVERT; the protein is encoded by the coding sequence ATGAAACCTGAATCAAAAGATGACGCTCGCCAACCTCGGCCACTGCCGGTCCTTCGGGAAATGATTGATGCTGTGGATCATCAGATTCTGGAGCTCATGGCTCAACGCAACAAAATTGTCAATGAGGTCGCCCGTTTCAAGCGTACCAATGCCGTGCGGATTCGCGACTTTAGACGTGAACGGGAACTGCTTTCCGACCGCCGCAACCGCGCCACCGACCTGGGTATCAATCCTGATGTCGCAGAGAGTTTATGGCGACTTGTGCTTTGGGCCAGTCGTGATCGCCAAGCAGCGCTAAGAGCAGAGGTTCCACCCAATTTGGAAGGGCGCACTATTGCAGTCATCGGTGGGAACGGCGCTATGGGGCGGTGCTTTGCTGGCCTCTTCCAAGATCTTGGCAGCAAAGTCATGGTTGTCGATCAAGATACAAAGCTCAAGGCCGCAGAAGCTGCGGCCTGCGCTGATGCGGTACTGATTAGCGTCCCTATTGATGCCACACTTGACGTCATTGCAGAAGTGGGCCCACACCTACGAAAAGAGTCATTGCTCTTTGATCTGACCTCTATCAAGAAGGCGCCTGTCGAAGCAATGCTTGCATCTTCGTCAGCAAACATTATTGGCACCCACCCACTGTTTGGACCGAGTGTTCACTCACTACAGGGACAGCGTATTGCGCTCACACCAGCTCGACTTCATCCTGATTCAGATTGGCTGCAATGGCTCACACAGGTCCTTGAAGCTCGTGGCATGCAGATTATTAATACGACGCCAGAGCGTCATGATCATGTGATGGCCATCGTGCAAGTGCTCACACACTTCTCAACCGAGGTACTGGGCGCCACTATGTCCAAACTGGGCTTTGACCTCAAAGAGACGGTCGCATTTACCTCACCTGTCTATCTCATGGATTTGTATCTCACCGCTCGACACTTTGCGCAAGACGCAAGTTTGTATGCAAGCATTCAGCATTCCAATAGCTCAACAGAGGAAATTACTGGTGTCTTTGCAAAGGTCGCAACTGATCTCAACAACATTGCATCGAATCGTGACGAAGTAGCATTCAACGCTATGTTCGACCAGGTGCGCAGCTTCTTTGGTGATTTCACAGACGAAGCGCTTGAACAATCAAGTTTCTTAATCGATCGACTTGTCGAACGAACCTAA
- a CDS encoding hydantoinase B/oxoprolinase family protein: MIADSWEISVDTGGTFTDCVANGSDGSQRVIKVLSSGVLRGVATQQKHPNCIVVKSTWMSNASLVGYTLSILGQRVESRVVGHDLVHGELTLDAPWPSELTFPQPIELSGGEPAPILAARLATGTGLQEQLPSIAMRIATTRGTNALLERAVAPVALFVTRGFGDLLEIGTQQRPDIFARVVRKPKPVHQSTVEVNQRMDAQGNELCPLDEQQLRIDAQQVLDRGIEVAAVAFLHAYRNDAHERAVSDILYEIGFRSVTLSSVLSPSIKIVPRAQGAVVDACLTPIVSQYLDDVGRTLMSPSGKETSLKAMTSAGGLVAASHYNARDSLLSGPAAGVAGAAAIGRRCGCDRFIGFDMGGTSTDVARFDGGYSYRYEQNIGGISLATTAIDIETVAAGGGSICDVVDQRLTVGPRSSGSDPGPACYGRGGPLTLTDVNLLSGRLDIDAMEIPVVSEPAVVELAGLQAQIGTRLESNSQEAMLDALLAIADQRVADAISQVSARQGYDPANYALIAFGGAGPQHACAVARRLGMTTVFVPGAASVLSAQGLSSSVIERFGHRQVIQPWADVEPKLESYLTALENDARQQIESEEGANVVTKVRRQILGMRLSGQETTIAVEYTSDMDVVQGFADRFKELYGYQPPDRQLEVESLRVSVGTIAEAADPVSFEVLRKAVCQTETRRVRSEGSWLDMPVYLRSHLSTGDCVVGPAMICEGQTTFIVEQHWDAVLGSDGTIRAVFKNGQENTTAFVQASAGEVELFADAFAAVALEMGQVLQRCAISVNVKERLDYSCTVLDQEGQLVVNAPHLPVHLGSLGVCVQRVLEELELKPGDVALTNHPAFGGSHLPDLTVITGVFDEHGNTCGFVASRAHHAEIGGSRPGSMPPDATSLIEEGVVFPPQLIVQGGAFDRAKVVTQLTSGPWPTRGLGDNIADLEAMIAANERGRIGLERLIQDHGAEQIANQMSQLQSYAERLAREAIGALPDGRRTACEQLDDGTPLQVTIDITGSEARFDFTGSGAVHPGNLNATPAIVRATVIYALRLLVDRRIPLNDGLMRPVEMIIPEGMLNPSFDMDPAKAPAVVGGNVETSQRLVDTILKALELSACSQGTCNNLLFGNEEFGYYETICGGTGANSGFDGASGVHSHMTNTQMTDPEIFELRYPVQLERFAIRTGSGGAGHWRGGDGVERRIRFLSPLSVSMVTQHRIVSPFGLKGGGDGAVGQQWIERAAGGRVDLNSVDGAEVDTGDVLVLQTPGGGGWGNPKESP; encoded by the coding sequence ATGATCGCAGATTCTTGGGAAATCTCGGTCGATACTGGGGGCACTTTCACTGATTGTGTTGCGAATGGCTCTGACGGCAGCCAGCGTGTGATCAAGGTACTGAGTTCTGGTGTGCTGCGTGGGGTGGCGACTCAACAAAAGCACCCCAACTGCATTGTCGTCAAGTCAACCTGGATGAGTAATGCTTCTCTGGTTGGATATACGTTGAGTATTCTTGGTCAACGAGTAGAGTCACGTGTTGTTGGGCATGATCTTGTCCATGGCGAACTCACCCTAGACGCGCCCTGGCCTTCTGAGTTGACGTTTCCCCAACCAATAGAGCTCAGCGGTGGGGAGCCAGCCCCTATTTTAGCAGCTCGCTTAGCCACTGGCACTGGGCTTCAAGAGCAACTTCCATCAATTGCGATGCGAATAGCAACAACACGTGGTACCAATGCGCTACTTGAGCGAGCGGTAGCGCCTGTCGCTCTCTTTGTGACCAGGGGGTTCGGTGATCTACTTGAAATTGGAACACAGCAGCGTCCAGATATCTTTGCGCGAGTGGTTCGTAAACCCAAGCCTGTTCATCAGTCCACTGTAGAAGTTAATCAGCGGATGGATGCACAAGGCAATGAACTTTGTCCCTTAGATGAGCAGCAACTTCGCATTGATGCGCAGCAGGTACTCGATCGTGGTATTGAAGTTGCTGCGGTGGCATTTCTTCATGCTTATCGTAATGATGCGCATGAGCGAGCGGTATCTGACATCTTGTATGAAATTGGTTTTCGTTCCGTCACACTTTCAAGCGTGCTATCGCCATCAATCAAAATAGTGCCTCGGGCCCAAGGCGCTGTTGTGGATGCATGTTTGACACCGATCGTCAGCCAATACCTCGATGATGTCGGGCGGACATTAATGAGTCCATCTGGTAAGGAGACTAGTCTCAAGGCCATGACCAGTGCTGGTGGTCTTGTGGCAGCGTCACACTACAACGCTCGTGATAGTTTGCTTAGTGGCCCTGCCGCTGGTGTTGCTGGTGCAGCCGCTATTGGAAGGCGATGTGGTTGTGATCGCTTCATCGGATTTGATATGGGCGGTACGAGTACTGACGTGGCTCGATTTGATGGGGGTTATTCTTACCGATACGAGCAAAATATTGGCGGCATTTCGTTAGCGACAACTGCAATTGATATTGAAACGGTGGCTGCTGGTGGTGGTTCTATTTGTGATGTGGTTGATCAGCGCCTGACTGTTGGCCCGCGCAGTAGTGGTAGTGATCCTGGCCCGGCATGCTATGGACGAGGTGGTCCGTTGACGTTGACTGATGTCAATCTCTTGTCCGGTCGACTCGACATTGATGCAATGGAGATTCCGGTTGTTTCAGAGCCTGCCGTGGTGGAGTTGGCAGGGTTGCAAGCACAGATTGGCACTCGTCTTGAATCGAACTCACAAGAAGCAATGTTAGATGCATTGCTGGCGATTGCGGATCAGCGTGTGGCAGATGCCATCTCACAAGTATCTGCACGGCAAGGATATGATCCTGCGAACTATGCGTTGATCGCTTTTGGTGGCGCTGGGCCTCAACATGCTTGCGCTGTGGCTCGGCGACTGGGCATGACAACTGTATTCGTGCCTGGTGCTGCTTCAGTATTGAGCGCGCAGGGGCTTTCTTCCAGCGTGATCGAGCGGTTTGGTCATCGGCAGGTGATCCAGCCGTGGGCTGATGTAGAACCGAAACTGGAGTCTTATTTGACGGCTTTGGAAAATGACGCCCGTCAACAGATTGAGAGCGAAGAGGGTGCCAATGTTGTTACAAAAGTGAGGCGACAGATTCTTGGCATGCGTTTGTCTGGTCAAGAGACCACGATTGCGGTTGAATACACCAGTGATATGGATGTTGTTCAGGGCTTCGCCGATCGCTTTAAGGAGTTGTATGGTTATCAACCGCCAGATCGACAGCTTGAAGTTGAGTCTCTGAGGGTTTCAGTCGGGACCATTGCAGAAGCAGCTGATCCAGTCTCATTCGAAGTGCTTCGTAAGGCGGTGTGCCAAACAGAAACAAGGCGTGTTCGTTCTGAAGGCTCGTGGTTAGATATGCCTGTCTATCTACGCAGTCATTTGAGCACAGGCGATTGTGTTGTTGGCCCAGCGATGATCTGTGAGGGACAAACCACTTTTATCGTAGAACAGCACTGGGATGCAGTCTTGGGGAGTGATGGGACGATTCGGGCAGTGTTCAAAAATGGGCAGGAAAATACCACTGCTTTCGTGCAAGCGAGTGCTGGTGAGGTAGAGCTTTTTGCGGATGCATTTGCAGCAGTGGCGCTTGAGATGGGGCAGGTGCTGCAACGCTGCGCCATTTCTGTCAATGTGAAGGAAAGACTGGACTACTCTTGCACAGTGCTTGACCAAGAAGGACAACTTGTCGTCAATGCGCCGCATCTGCCAGTGCACCTGGGCTCGCTCGGTGTATGTGTGCAACGTGTTTTGGAAGAGCTTGAACTCAAGCCAGGTGATGTGGCCCTTACCAATCATCCTGCCTTTGGTGGTTCACACTTACCTGATTTGACGGTGATTACGGGTGTCTTCGATGAACATGGCAACACATGTGGATTTGTGGCAAGTCGTGCCCATCATGCCGAGATTGGCGGTTCTCGCCCTGGTTCGATGCCGCCTGATGCAACAAGTCTTATTGAGGAGGGCGTGGTTTTTCCGCCGCAGCTGATTGTTCAAGGTGGTGCCTTTGACCGGGCCAAAGTCGTCACCCAGCTCACCAGCGGGCCATGGCCAACGCGCGGTCTTGGTGACAATATTGCTGATCTAGAAGCCATGATTGCAGCGAATGAACGAGGTCGCATTGGACTGGAGCGATTAATACAAGACCATGGTGCTGAGCAGATTGCCAATCAGATGTCACAGCTTCAATCTTATGCTGAGCGTCTAGCGAGGGAAGCGATTGGGGCACTGCCCGATGGGAGGCGAACTGCATGTGAGCAGTTGGATGATGGGACGCCGCTGCAAGTCACCATTGATATTACTGGTAGCGAGGCAAGATTTGACTTCACGGGTTCTGGAGCAGTTCATCCCGGGAACCTTAATGCAACGCCTGCGATTGTTCGAGCCACAGTCATCTATGCGTTGCGATTGTTGGTTGACCGAAGAATCCCTTTGAATGACGGTCTTATGCGTCCAGTGGAAATGATCATTCCAGAAGGCATGCTGAATCCAAGCTTTGATATGGATCCTGCAAAGGCGCCCGCTGTGGTCGGCGGCAATGTTGAAACATCTCAACGTTTGGTGGACACGATTCTGAAGGCTTTGGAGTTGTCTGCTTGTAGTCAAGGAACGTGTAACAATCTTTTATTCGGTAACGAAGAATTTGGTTACTACGAGACGATTTGCGGGGGGACAGGTGCGAACAGTGGTTTCGATGGGGCCTCTGGTGTGCACTCTCATATGACCAATACACAAATGACTGACCCAGAGATTTTTGAGTTGCGATATCCGGTGCAACTAGAGCGGTTTGCTATTCGAACTGGCTCGGGTGGCGCTGGGCATTGGCGTGGTGGTGATGGCGTAGAGCGTCGGATACGTTTCTTGAGCCCGTTGAGTGTCTCAATGGTGACGCAACATCGGATCGTATCTCCCTTTGGACTCAAAGGTGGAGGCGATGGCGCCGTGGGGCAACAGTGGATTGAACGCGCTGCGGGGGGCCGCGTTGATCTTAACTCGGTGGATGGTGCCGAGGTCGATACTGGCGATGTGCTTGTGTTGCAGACTCCAGGCGGCGGCGGATGGGGGAATCCAAAGGAGTCGCCTTAG
- a CDS encoding M90 family metallopeptidase, whose protein sequence is MPFFSQKSRRRKQASQPVSDSFERIIRHNFIYDRLLDADERQRLRGMAQVIIAEKYWEACGGQAINEEVQVTIAAQAALLLLGMEHDFFPNVQSILVYPGAYVQQQRDMWSQGPTSDSSSNLGEAWFRGPVVLSWADAKQNGQHLGTGHNLVIHEFAHKLDMLSGYVDGTPPQRKKEDYQRWHQVMTEAFQQLCRAVEQGRQTVLRPYGATNVGEFFAVCTEAFFFNPIAMQSQHSDLYDVMRVYYGQDTAERFKRVAWHRS, encoded by the coding sequence ATGCCTTTCTTCTCTCAAAAATCACGTCGCCGCAAGCAGGCTTCTCAGCCCGTCTCAGATTCGTTTGAGCGAATTATTCGACACAACTTTATCTACGATCGTCTTCTGGATGCTGATGAACGCCAGCGTTTGAGAGGCATGGCGCAAGTGATTATCGCTGAAAAGTATTGGGAAGCTTGCGGAGGGCAGGCCATCAATGAAGAAGTTCAAGTCACGATTGCAGCTCAAGCGGCTCTTTTGTTACTTGGAATGGAACACGACTTTTTTCCCAACGTTCAGTCAATTTTGGTTTATCCCGGCGCTTATGTCCAGCAACAGCGTGATATGTGGTCGCAAGGCCCAACATCAGATTCCTCAAGTAATTTAGGTGAGGCTTGGTTTCGTGGTCCCGTGGTTTTGTCATGGGCAGATGCGAAACAGAATGGCCAGCATTTAGGCACGGGTCATAATTTGGTGATCCATGAGTTTGCGCATAAGCTTGATATGCTGTCTGGGTATGTTGATGGAACACCGCCGCAGCGAAAAAAAGAAGATTATCAGCGTTGGCATCAAGTCATGACTGAAGCGTTCCAACAATTATGCAGAGCAGTAGAACAGGGGCGCCAGACAGTCTTGCGGCCCTATGGCGCTACGAATGTGGGCGAGTTTTTTGCGGTATGCACAGAAGCGTTTTTCTTTAATCCAATTGCGATGCAGAGCCAGCATTCAGATTTATACGACGTCATGCGTGTTTACTATGGGCAGGATACAGCGGAGCGTTTTAAGCGCGTTGCTTGGCATCGTTCTTAG
- a CDS encoding MoxR family ATPase: MTATSSDIQQISQQVQAASQPFQQLRNHIHQVVVGQDDLLTKMMIGMLANGHLLIEGVPGLAKTLAVSCLAKGVDTGFQRIQFTPDLLPADLIGTLIYRPNDSEFVVNKGPIFSNIILADEINRAPAKVQSALLEAMQERQVTIGKDTFPLPDPFLVLATQNPIEQEGTYPLPEAQVDRFMLKVVVDYPTQDQERKILDRMASTEPATDITPVMEPSTIASARRIVDQIYMDKQVGDYIVSLIMATRNPETINAELAELIDYGASPRATICLALCAKANAFLDGRGYVVPQDVKDIAMDVLRHRVLPTYEAEAENKTSVELVQTILDHVPVP, from the coding sequence ATGACCGCAACTTCCTCCGACATCCAACAAATATCACAGCAAGTCCAAGCTGCCAGCCAGCCTTTTCAACAACTTAGAAACCACATCCACCAAGTGGTTGTGGGCCAGGATGATCTCCTGACGAAGATGATGATTGGCATGCTTGCGAATGGTCACCTATTAATTGAAGGCGTTCCTGGCTTGGCAAAAACGCTTGCCGTTTCATGCTTAGCTAAGGGTGTTGATACAGGATTTCAACGCATTCAATTTACGCCAGATCTTCTGCCAGCCGACCTCATTGGCACGCTCATCTATCGACCAAACGATTCAGAGTTTGTTGTCAACAAGGGACCAATTTTTTCAAATATCATCCTGGCCGACGAAATCAACCGCGCCCCAGCAAAAGTCCAAAGTGCTTTGCTGGAAGCAATGCAAGAGCGACAGGTGACCATCGGGAAAGACACTTTTCCTCTACCTGATCCATTTCTTGTGCTTGCGACTCAGAATCCAATTGAGCAAGAAGGCACCTATCCGCTCCCAGAAGCTCAGGTAGACCGCTTCATGCTCAAAGTTGTTGTTGACTATCCGACTCAAGATCAGGAACGCAAGATCTTAGACCGCATGGCTTCAACAGAACCAGCCACTGATATCACGCCGGTCATGGAACCATCCACGATTGCTTCGGCCCGTCGTATCGTTGATCAGATCTATATGGACAAACAAGTCGGCGACTACATTGTCAGCTTGATTATGGCCACGAGAAACCCCGAGACAATCAATGCCGAACTCGCCGAATTGATTGACTACGGTGCTTCTCCCCGTGCAACAATTTGTCTGGCCCTCTGTGCCAAAGCCAATGCCTTCCTCGATGGACGTGGCTACGTGGTACCTCAAGATGTCAAAGACATCGCCATGGATGTCTTACGTCACCGCGTACTGCCCACCTATGAAGCTGAGGCCGAAAACAAGACCTCCGTCGAATTAGTCCAGACCATTCTCGATCACGTCCCAGTTCCCTAA
- a CDS encoding DUF58 domain-containing protein: MIPAELIKKVRRIEIRTSHIVNDALAGKYHSAFKGRGMEFEEVRQYQIGDDIRTIDWNVSARMNDPHVKVFHEERELTVMLLVDLSRSQQFGTEEQFKRELVAELSATLAFSAIKNNDKVGLICFTDQIEKFVPPRKGPKHVLRVIRELLAIEPKGRGTDLSLALDYLNRIQKRKAVVFLISDFQDVAYETPLKIARRRHDLIPVIISDRHEQELPNVGLIELKDNETGQQILVDTSSKTVRDRFQEMARKHKEHRDHWLRSNRMDGIHLHTGEQLVEPLARYFKRREARLER; encoded by the coding sequence ATGATTCCTGCTGAGCTCATCAAGAAAGTACGCCGGATCGAAATCCGGACCTCTCATATTGTCAACGATGCCCTGGCGGGTAAGTACCACTCTGCCTTTAAGGGTCGTGGCATGGAATTCGAAGAGGTCCGGCAGTACCAGATCGGCGACGACATACGCACCATTGACTGGAATGTCTCTGCGCGCATGAATGACCCTCATGTGAAAGTCTTCCATGAGGAAAGAGAGCTGACTGTGATGCTACTGGTTGATCTCAGCCGCTCTCAACAGTTTGGAACAGAGGAGCAGTTCAAACGTGAACTTGTTGCGGAACTATCTGCGACGCTCGCATTCAGCGCTATCAAAAACAACGACAAAGTAGGCCTGATCTGCTTCACTGATCAGATCGAGAAGTTCGTGCCACCTCGCAAGGGTCCAAAGCATGTCCTACGTGTCATTCGCGAACTACTCGCCATTGAGCCCAAAGGCCGTGGCACAGACCTCAGCCTGGCACTGGACTATCTCAATCGCATTCAAAAACGAAAGGCCGTCGTCTTTCTGATCAGCGACTTCCAAGACGTCGCATATGAAACACCTTTAAAAATCGCTCGGCGGCGCCACGATCTTATTCCTGTCATTATCTCAGATCGACATGAACAAGAACTCCCAAATGTGGGCCTGATTGAACTCAAGGACAATGAAACTGGCCAACAAATTCTTGTCGACACTTCGAGCAAGACTGTTCGCGATAGGTTTCAGGAGATGGCCAGAAAACACAAAGAACACCGCGACCACTGGCTGCGTTCCAATCGCATGGATGGAATCCACTTGCATACCGGGGAACAATTAGTGGAACCTTTAGCTCGATATTTCAAACGCAGAGAAGCACGACTCGAACGATGA